A genomic window from Candidatus Denitrolinea symbiosum includes:
- a CDS encoding ABC transporter substrate-binding protein, BMP family, translating to MKKLYVIVTILVALSLALTACGAKKPSAPATQPPAAPATQPPAAPTDAPKPAFKVGEVTDMGGVDDKSFNGSAWKGLQDAVSQLGIEGKYLESQQQSDYAKNIQQYLDEDTNLIVTVGFLLGVDTAKAAIANPDQKFAIVDYSFPDCWPGAKVGVECGTDQDLPNVRGLMFQTDQAAFMAGYLAAGMTQTGKVATFGGLPLPTVTIFMKGFEAGVKYYNQQKGANVEVLGWNDAKGEGSFVNNFDSLDDGRAQAESFVQEGADIILPVAGPVGQGSAAYCKETGACMIIGVDADWYETVPQYKDVILSSVIKKIDVAVFNTIKDVMDGTFTGGVKVYTIVDGGVDLAPFHDLDSKVSAELKAELDAIKKALIDGSLTVDGVLGK from the coding sequence ATGAAGAAACTGTACGTGATTGTGACCATCCTGGTTGCCCTGTCGCTGGCGTTGACCGCCTGCGGCGCGAAGAAACCCTCCGCCCCGGCAACCCAGCCGCCGGCCGCCCCGGCGACCCAGCCGCCGGCCGCTCCCACCGACGCGCCGAAGCCGGCTTTCAAGGTCGGCGAAGTGACCGACATGGGCGGCGTGGACGATAAGTCCTTCAACGGCAGCGCCTGGAAGGGCCTGCAAGACGCCGTTTCCCAACTGGGCATCGAGGGCAAATACCTCGAGTCGCAGCAGCAATCCGACTACGCCAAGAACATCCAGCAATACCTGGACGAGGACACCAACCTGATCGTGACCGTCGGCTTCCTGCTGGGCGTGGACACCGCCAAGGCTGCCATCGCCAACCCCGACCAGAAGTTCGCCATTGTGGACTACTCCTTCCCGGACTGCTGGCCCGGCGCGAAAGTTGGCGTTGAATGCGGTACCGACCAGGACCTGCCGAACGTGCGCGGTCTGATGTTCCAGACCGACCAGGCCGCCTTCATGGCTGGCTATCTCGCCGCGGGCATGACCCAGACCGGCAAAGTCGCCACTTTCGGCGGCCTCCCGCTCCCGACCGTGACGATCTTCATGAAGGGCTTCGAAGCCGGCGTGAAATACTACAACCAGCAGAAGGGCGCGAACGTGGAAGTGCTGGGCTGGAACGACGCCAAGGGCGAAGGCTCTTTCGTCAACAACTTTGACTCGCTCGACGACGGCCGCGCCCAGGCCGAGTCCTTCGTGCAGGAAGGCGCCGACATCATCCTGCCTGTGGCTGGCCCCGTTGGACAGGGTTCCGCAGCCTACTGCAAAGAGACCGGCGCCTGCATGATCATCGGCGTGGATGCCGACTGGTACGAGACCGTTCCCCAGTACAAGGACGTCATCCTGAGCTCCGTGATCAAGAAGATCGACGTGGCCGTGTTCAACACCATCAAAGATGTTATGGACGGAACGTTCACCGGCGGCGTCAAGGTCTACACCATCGTTGACGGCGGCGTGGATCTGGCTCCCTTCCATGATCTCGACAGCAAAGTTTCCGCGGAACTGAAAGCCGAACTCGACGCCATCAAGAAGGCGCTGATTGACGGCTCGCTGACCGTGGACGGCGTGCTGGGCAAGTAG
- a CDS encoding heme ABC transporter ATP-binding protein gives MPPVLELRDITKAFPGVLANDHVNVDLMEGEIHCLLGENGAGKTTLMNILYGLYKPDSGEIIVRGNAADIAGPNDAIARGIGMVHQHFMLVPVMTVTENVMLGVEETKNGMFLDRAKVAERIREISQLYGLEVDPDAYIKDLPVGIQQRVEIIKVLYRQADILILDEPTAVLTPQEVEGLFKVLRSLVEKGKSIIFITHKLKEVMALANRITVLRNGQTVGTVTPGEVSAEKLASMMVGRDVTLVVPKKAAKPTDPALEVRDLYVADERGHEVVHGVSFDVKMGEVLGIAGVQGNGQTQLVYALTGLLPFLQGEIRILDAPVKRSAPRNILERGVAHIPEDRQKHGLILSFPIYDNMMLCTYYQPPFARGVALQEKKIYENAEKLVEQYDVRTPSIFVPVSSLSGGNQQKVIVAREFSRPIKLLIASQPTRGLDVGSIEYIHSRIVEKRDEGTAVLLVSSELDEILALSDRIAVMYRGQIVAIVPSGQASREYIGLLMAGIHPDEALKSAPARSGEVERVF, from the coding sequence ATGCCTCCAGTTTTGGAACTGCGGGATATTACCAAAGCCTTCCCCGGCGTGCTGGCAAACGATCACGTTAATGTAGACTTGATGGAAGGCGAGATCCATTGCCTGTTGGGGGAAAACGGCGCGGGTAAAACCACGCTGATGAATATTTTGTACGGACTCTATAAACCCGATTCGGGCGAAATCATTGTGCGCGGCAACGCCGCCGACATCGCCGGTCCCAACGACGCCATCGCGCGCGGCATTGGGATGGTGCATCAGCACTTCATGCTCGTGCCGGTGATGACGGTGACCGAAAACGTCATGCTGGGGGTGGAGGAAACAAAGAACGGCATGTTTCTGGACCGTGCCAAGGTGGCGGAGCGCATTCGCGAGATCTCGCAACTCTACGGCCTGGAAGTGGATCCCGATGCCTATATCAAGGACCTTCCCGTCGGCATACAGCAGCGCGTCGAAATTATCAAAGTCCTTTATCGCCAGGCGGACATCCTCATCCTCGATGAGCCGACGGCCGTGTTGACGCCGCAGGAAGTGGAGGGATTATTCAAAGTCCTGCGTTCGCTGGTGGAAAAAGGCAAGTCCATTATTTTCATCACCCATAAACTCAAGGAAGTGATGGCGCTGGCGAACCGCATCACGGTGCTGAGGAACGGACAGACCGTCGGCACGGTGACGCCGGGCGAGGTCAGCGCGGAGAAACTGGCCTCCATGATGGTCGGACGCGACGTCACCCTCGTCGTGCCGAAGAAAGCCGCCAAGCCCACCGATCCCGCGCTGGAAGTCCGGGACCTGTACGTGGCGGATGAACGCGGTCACGAAGTCGTCCACGGGGTCTCGTTCGACGTGAAAATGGGCGAGGTCCTGGGGATCGCCGGTGTGCAGGGCAACGGCCAGACGCAGCTGGTCTACGCGTTGACCGGGCTCCTGCCGTTTTTGCAGGGCGAGATCCGCATCCTGGACGCGCCGGTGAAACGCTCTGCCCCGCGCAACATCCTGGAAAGAGGCGTGGCGCACATCCCGGAAGACCGCCAGAAGCACGGCTTGATCCTTTCCTTCCCGATCTACGATAACATGATGTTATGCACGTATTACCAGCCGCCGTTCGCGCGCGGCGTGGCGCTGCAAGAGAAGAAAATTTACGAGAACGCCGAGAAACTGGTGGAGCAGTACGACGTTCGCACGCCGAGCATTTTCGTCCCCGTCTCCAGCCTTTCGGGAGGCAACCAGCAAAAGGTGATCGTGGCGCGCGAATTCTCGCGGCCCATCAAATTGTTGATCGCTTCGCAGCCTACGCGCGGGCTGGACGTTGGCTCCATCGAGTACATTCACAGCCGCATCGTCGAGAAACGCGACGAGGGGACGGCCGTCCTGTTGGTCTCCTCGGAACTGGACGAGATCCTCGCCCTCTCCGACCGGATCGCGGTGATGTACCGCGGCCAGATCGTGGCCATTGTCCCGTCCGGGCAGGCGAGTCGGGAATACATCGGCCTGCTGATGGCCGGCATCCATCCTGACGAGGCGCTCAAGTCTGCCCCTGCCAGGTCAGGCGAAGTGGAACGCGTATTTTAG